The following DNA comes from Deltaproteobacteria bacterium.
TTTGAACTGAACATTATAGGCCAAAAAAGGCCGATTCGAAAAGTCAATCACCACTGAGGCCAAGGCCTCATCCATCGGCACCACGCTTGTCCCATAACGTTTTATCCCTTTTCTGTCGCCCAATGCCTTGCTAAAGGCCTCGCCAAGGACGATGCCCACGTCTTCAACCGTGTGATGCCCGTCAATCTCAATATCGCCCTTAGCCCCTAAGGTGAGATCAAAAAAACCGTGGGCCGTCATCAGCGTGAGCATGTGGTCCAGAAAAGGGACTCCCGTAGCAATATCTCCTTTGCCCTTTCCTTCGATGGTCAATTGCAGTGTGATATCCGTTTCCTTGGTCGTACGTGTGATCTTTGCTGAGCGCTTCCCGATCTTTTTTGGACTCATTTTTTCTACCCTTTCTATCAACCTAAGAGATCATCTGCGCCTAGAATTGATCAAAAAGCCTGAAATGTCAACTAAATACTGCTTCGGAAAGATCTTGGCCAACAGCAAAGGAGGGCTCCCGGTCCCTTACTTTGCCCGTGTCCA
Coding sequences within:
- the hisB gene encoding imidazoleglycerol-phosphate dehydratase HisB — its product is MSPKKIGKRSAKITRTTKETDITLQLTIEGKGKGDIATGVPFLDHMLTLMTAHGFFDLTLGAKGDIEIDGHHTVEDVGIVLGEAFSKALGDRKGIKRYGTSVVPMDEALASVVIDFSNRPFLAYNVQFKRQSTGRFDVELVEEFFKAFVNKSGTTLHINLMYGENTHHIIEAIYKAFGQALDEATIFDKRISGVRSTKGVL